CGTTTTCAACGTTTACTTTCTATGCAGGCACGAGCTTGTGAGCAAGTTGCACAATCAATTCTTTGGCATAAAAAGTATCAGCATAATCCTGCACTTGAGCGTTCTATTAATTATTTAGAAAATGCTCTCAACCATTTAAAAAAGACAATCTCAGAACCGCAATTAATGACACCTTTGAATAATTTATTACAAAATCTTCAAGGGATTGATGCACTTTTACGAAGTATTAGCACAGAACAGTATCAAATATCTCATGATCAAAAAGAAGAAACGCAACTTTCTGATGATGGTTTAACCGGATGGCGAGATATCGCATTAAGAATAAAAGAGCATCTTACGCCTAAATCAGCACTTTTTAGACATGCGGTAAGAATGTCACTGGTGCTATGTATTGGTTATGCCATTATTCAATTTTTCCAATTAGACAGGGGATATTGGATATTATTAACCAGCTTATTTGTTTGCCAACCCAACTACAATGCCACACGTAGGCGCTTAACATTACGCGTAAGTGGCACCATTATTGGTATTTTAATTGGTTTCCCTATTTTGTATTTTGTTCCCTCAATTGAAGGACAACTCGTCTTAATCGTTATCACTGGTACGCTCTTTTTTGCATTTCGAACAATACAATATGCGCATGCCACGCTATTTATTACCTTATTAGTTTTATTAAGCTTCAATTTGCTCGGTGGAAGGTTATGATGTTGCTCTTCCTCGTATTATTGATACCTTAATAGGCTGTGCTATAGCATGGTTTGCTGTGAGCTTTATTTGGCCTGATTGGAAATTTCGTCAACTTCCAGTTGTTATTCAAAAAACAATGACAAATAACTGCTACTATCTTGATGCTATTCTTATTCAGTATTACCAAGGAAAAGATAATAGTTTAGGTTATCGAATTGCTCGCCGTAATGCTCATAGCAGTGATGGTGAACTTGCATCACTTATCTCAAATATGTCCTCGGAGCCAAAAAGTTATCAAGCATCCCAAGAGGTCGCTTTCCAGTTACTCTGCTTGAATCATACCTTACTTAGTTATATTTCAGCACTGGGTGTTCATCGTTCTAAAATCGAAGATGAAACCGTACTTACGTTGCTTAACGATACAGTTTGTATATCGACTCTGCTTTACGCCGTAAAACACCACACGACGAAGCATTTAAACAATCTCATTTAAAATTAATTGAACAGATCAATTCACTACCGAATGCTGATGATGGACAAATTCAATTAGTTCTAACTCAAATTAGATTATTGTTAGATTTACTACCACAAATCATTAACTGTATTCAAATGATTGAACAAGGCGAAGTAAATAACACACCTCAACTACAACATTAATATGTAATTAACGTTATTTTCTCTAATTTCCATATGATATTAGAGAAAATAACTATTATTGATTTTATCTTATTGAAAAGATAACTCGTCATACCAATCCAATAATTCTGTTTTAAGCTGGTTGGGTAACACTGAACGATGACACCCTACTATTGCCCCAGCTAATGAAAGTAAAAGTTCACTATTTTTTAAATTATGATTGCGCATTAACTTTAAGTAACACGCTTTAGCTCCAATAAGCCGTAACTCCTCGACCTGATTAACACCAATTTGGCTTAGCCTTTTCTCTAAAATAACGCCTAAATTAGGTAAATCTTTTATTCGACATGGTTTTTTTCGTTGGCCTAAATACTCTTGAATACTGTAGTGATATGACAAATCAATATATTGATCTAATTTTTTCTGATTTTCCCATAAAGCATCCGTAATTTGATAATAACGTAATGTTATTGGTTTTCCTTTTTTTAGATAAATATAGGCTTCCATTTTCGTTGCTTTATAAAGCGTTTCCAAAAAATCACTTCCTTTTAGATAAAGCTCATTATCAGACGTAATAGCAAACATAACATTATCGATCATTAAGCTAACACCACCAAATTGCGACTTTATTGTTAACTCTCCATATTTCGCAATACGCGATAGCAAATGAGCCTTCCGTTGCTCAGGTAAAAATGACATTAAAACTCCGATACAAACTTTAGATTAAAAATTTATCCTTGAATTCAAAAACATGCATAAAACATCACGAAAAAGACAATAAAGAATTTCCTTTTTATTGCCAACAGTTAGCGACTCAAAAATAGGAATTTACATAAAATTTGAGAGGAACTTTCAAAAAATTGAGCTTGATTTAAGCGAAATTTAGAGATACTGTATATTCATACAGTACATATAGGCAGAGGTAAACATGAAAATCTCAACATCATCTCCGACAAGACAAAAATACCATTCTCCAAGAGATCTCTAATGAGGTATTACCTCTATCTATCCCTTCAGCAAGGGGTACTTCTGATAGTGATAATAAACAAGGCATGGTAAGTGAACTTCTCTACCAAAATCCTCTCGTCATTAATCATATTCTCTTGCCATTATTGAAACAGTATAGCCATGAATCACGTTGGTTATTGTGGCTAAACCCACAACAAAAACTTAATCGCTCTTGGCTGAAAAATGCAGGATTACCACTTAATAAAATAATCCAATTAAATCATATAAATATGATAAACACAGTTGATTTTATGGAAAAAGCATTAATGAGTGGTAATTACAGTGTCGTTCTCGGTTGGTTACCAGAAATATCGCCAGAAGAGATGAAAAGATTAGAATCTGCTGCCAGTAAAGGTAAAAGCTTAGGCCTTATTATGAGGCAGCAAATGAATACAAATATCCATTTAGAAAGTACTAATACATCTAAACGACATTTGAATTCCGTAAAAATTCATTCAATTCACTACCATTAGTGAAATTTAAGAGTTTTCCTAATACTAAGGACCCCCTTGTATCATTTAAGATAAGTGAAAAGTATTTATAACCTAAATCATATAGTTACAATGAATTTAACAAAAATACAGAATCTTCCCCATTGTGGAATTAAGCAGATCTTTTTAAAATTTTAAGTCGAATTTTAAAGGATTACTTGTAACTTTTTAAGTTCATTGTAGACTTTATGTCGTTAAGGTTATGCTTTAAATCCCGTTTTTTGGGATCATCACTTGATGAAAGTATTGGATTCCTAACAATAATTTAACCAAGGGCAAATAATAAGGCTTAAAGCCAAATGCCTAACTTGGATGATAACGAGGCGTAAAAATGAAAAAGACAGCTATCGCATTAGCAGTGGCAGTGGCAGCTTTCGCAACTGCAGCGCAAGCAGCTCCAAAAGACAATACCTGGTATACCGGTGGTAAATTAGGTTGGTCTCAATACCAAGGTACTAGCAACCATTTTGATGGTACTTCTATCGGTAATGGTAACACTCACCGTGATCAATTAGGTGCAGGTGCATTTGCTGGTTATCAGTACAACCAATACTTAGGTTTTGAACTGGGTTATGATTGGTTAGGTCGTATGACTTATAAAGGTTCATATGACAATGGTGCATTCCGTGCACAAGGTATCCAATTAACCACTAAATTAAGTTATCCAGTAATGGAAGACTTAGACGTTTATACTCGTTTAGGTGGTATGGTATGGCGTGCAGATTCTTCTGCAACTAAAAACGCGACTTCATTATCTCCAAAACAAGAACGTTTCTCTAATAACGATACTGGCGTTTCTCCAGTATTTGCATTAGGTACTGAGTACGCGATCACTCCAAACATCGCTACCCGTGTTGAATATCAGTGGATCAACAACATCGGTGATAAAGGTACTCTGAATGCGCGTCCAGATAACGGCATGCTGAGTGTTGGTGTTGCTTACCGTTTCAACCAAGAAACGCCAGCACCAGTTGTAGCTCCAGCACCAGTTGTAGCTCCAGCGCCAGTTGTAGAGAACAAAACCTTTACTCTGCGTTCAGATGTTCTGTTCAACTTCAACAAATCTACGCTGAAAACTGAAGGTCAAGAAGCTCTGAATGGTCTGTACAATGAACTGGCTAACATCGACCCAACTCAAGGTCGTGTAGTTGTTATTGGTTATACTGACCGTATCGGTTCTCAAAACTACAACCTGCCTCTGTCAGAAAAACGTGCTCAATCTGTAGTTGATTACCTGGTATCTAAAGGTATCCCTGCAAACAGCATCTCTGCAGAAGGTCGTGGTAAAGAAAACCCAGTTACTGGCAACACATGTGACAACGTTAAAGCTCGTTCAGCTCTGATCGATTGCTTAGCGCCAGACCGTCGTGTTGAAATCGAAATCCAAGGTACAACTGAAGTTGTTGTTCAACCTGGTCAATAATTCAGATAGTAGAATAATCTACTGTTGATGAATTCAAAACCCTGCCATTGGCAGGGTTTTTCTTTATAGGAAGAAAAAATACCCAAAACGAAAATGGGTATGAAATATCACAAGATGAAGATGGGCCGTTAATGTATATAAAACAATAAATATTGATTATTTATTTTTATCTCTTTCTAATAGCTCAATTAAGCCATCTTTTAAACTATGTACTTTTAATGCGTATTGCTCTTTTCTTTCCGCATCTTCAATTAATTGCACTATCGTTTCTGATAATGTGATCCCTCGACGTTGTGATAAAGCGGATAAACGTTGCCAAACTTTAAACGTCAAATCTATCGATTTTTTACGTGTATGTTGGTGCTCTGCATTAAAATACCGCTTTCTACGAGCACGAATAGTTTGTTTCATCTTATTGGATAAATCAGGATTCATATGCAAATCTATCCATTCTAAAACTTTTAATGGTTGTGATTCGATAAGCAATAATTGTTCAATAACCTCATCAGCCGCGCTTTTTTCAATATAACGGGTAATTAACTCACCTTCACGGTGTTTTTTGACGAGATATGCCCATTTCCAGCCACATTCTAGATTTTCTAATTGTTGATATTTCATACAAATCCCCGTGACAACGTAACTATCCACTAGCATATCAACAATTTTACAAAAATACTGCCACTGAACCGAAATTTTTTGCCTATTTTATAAGCGAAGATATTTTGGATAATCTTTTTTATCAATTAATAACAAGCTTGATAAGGGATAGTTTTCTGAGCACGTTATGATAGAATCGAGCGTCGCTATAATAAAACCTAATAACTTATTTATTAGCTTATTGTTATAAGGTAATAGCGATACATATTCCCTGCCTATGCAGTTGATGACAGTTAAAGAACCGTCTTATTGCAGGATAGATACCCACTTATAGTGGTATCTAATAA
This genomic stretch from Proteus vulgaris harbors:
- the yccS_2 gene encoding Inner membrane protein yccS, which codes for MEGYDVALPRIIDTLIGCAIAWFAVSFIWPDWKFRQLPVVIQKTMTNNCYYLDAILIQYYQGKDNSLGYRIARRNAHSSDGELASLISNMSSEPKSYQASQEVAFQLLCLNHTLLSYISALGVHRSKIEDETVLTLLNDTVCISTLLYAVKHHTTKHLNNLI
- the sxy gene encoding Regulator of competence-specific genes is translated as MSFLPEQRKAHLLSRIAKYGELTIKSQFGGVSLMIDNVMFAITSDNELYLKGSDFLETLYKATKMEAYIYLKKGKPITLRYYQITDALWENQKKLDQYIDLSYHYSIQEYLGQRKKPCRIKDLPNLGVILEKRLSQIGVNQVEELRLIGAKACYLKLMRNHNLKNSELLLSLAGAIVGCHRSVLPNQLKTELLDWYDELSFQ
- the sulA gene encoding SOS cell division inhibitor translates to MVSELLYQNPLVINHILLPLLKQYSHESRWLLWLNPQQKLNRSWLKNAGLPLNKIIQLNHINMINTVDFMEKALMSGNYSVVLGWLPEISPEEMKRLESAASKGKSLGLIMRQQMNTNIHLESTNTSKRHLNSVKIHSIHYH
- the ompA gene encoding outer membrane protein A is translated as MKKTAIALAVAVAAFATAAQAAPKDNTWYTGGKLGWSQYQGTSNHFDGTSIGNGNTHRDQLGAGAFAGYQYNQYLGFELGYDWLGRMTYKGSYDNGAFRAQGIQLTTKLSYPVMEDLDVYTRLGGMVWRADSSATKNATSLSPKQERFSNNDTGVSPVFALGTEYAITPNIATRVEYQWINNIGDKGTLNARPDNGMLSVGVAYRFNQETPAPVVAPAPVVAPAPVVENKTFTLRSDVLFNFNKSTLKTEGQEALNGLYNELANIDPTQGRVVVIGYTDRIGSQNYNLPLSEKRAQSVVDYLVSKGIPANSISAEGRGKENPVTGNTCDNVKARSALIDCLAPDRRVEIEIQGTTEVVVQPGQ
- the matP gene encoding Macrodomain Ter protein — translated: MKYQQLENLECGWKWAYLVKKHREGELITRYIEKSAADEVIEQLLLIESQPLKVLEWIDLHMNPDLSNKMKQTIRARRKRYFNAEHQHTRKKSIDLTFKVWQRLSALSQRRGITLSETIVQLIEDAERKEQYALKVHSLKDGLIELLERDKNK